From Streptomyces sp. NBC_00683, one genomic window encodes:
- a CDS encoding IS5 family transposase, with protein sequence MTRHRPYPSDLSDARWTLIGPTLTTWRAERRGKGLDIGRPPEHDLRRVMDAILYVDRTGIAWRYLPHDFAPWETVYGYFAAWQKEGVFDQLNGLLRRLVRETEGRDAEPTACVLDAQSVKTSANVPAAGQGIDAGKKIAGRKRHIGVDTLGLLLAVWVTAASVSDNAGGMHLMSHIAATRPRVTKAWADSGYRTKAIDHGARLGIDVEVIQRLPGVKGFKVIPRRWVVERTFGWLMHHRRLARDYETHPHRSEAIIHVAMIDLISRRLTRESTLNWRDT encoded by the coding sequence ATGACGCGACACCGCCCGTATCCAAGCGACCTCTCCGATGCCCGCTGGACACTGATCGGGCCCACACTCACCACATGGCGGGCCGAGCGCCGAGGCAAGGGTCTCGACATCGGCCGCCCGCCCGAGCATGACCTGCGCCGCGTCATGGACGCCATCCTCTACGTCGATCGCACCGGCATTGCCTGGCGATACCTGCCCCACGACTTCGCGCCATGGGAGACGGTCTATGGCTACTTCGCCGCCTGGCAGAAAGAGGGCGTCTTCGACCAACTCAACGGCCTCCTTCGGCGCCTGGTCCGGGAGACCGAAGGCCGCGACGCCGAGCCAACCGCTTGCGTGCTGGACGCACAGAGCGTGAAGACCTCCGCGAACGTGCCTGCGGCCGGCCAGGGCATCGATGCCGGCAAGAAAATCGCAGGTCGCAAGCGCCATATCGGGGTGGACACCCTCGGCCTGCTCCTGGCTGTCTGGGTCACCGCGGCAAGCGTTTCCGACAACGCCGGCGGCATGCACCTGATGTCCCACATCGCCGCCACTCGCCCTCGCGTGACCAAAGCATGGGCCGACAGCGGCTACCGCACCAAAGCCATCGACCACGGCGCCCGCCTCGGCATCGACGTGGAAGTCATCCAACGCCTCCCGGGCGTCAAAGGCTTCAAGGTGATCCCGCGACGCTGGGTCGTCGAGCGGACCTTCGGCTGGCTGATGCATCACCGCCGCCTGGCCCGCGACTACGAAACCCACCCTCACCGTTCCGAAGCCATAATCCACGTCGCGATGATCGACCTCATAAGCCGCAGACTCACTCGCGAATCCACCCTGAACTGGCGCGACACCTGA
- a CDS encoding SRPBCC family protein: MPRTMSVSDSIVIHAAPSAVYEQLSDPTAMGRWSPENRGATVLGEHRGAHVGMVFEGRNKRGAFRWTTKCTVTAADEGERFAFRVHAIGAKRPRLRGPIATWEYRFEAVEGSTRVTEIWTDDRRAWPDLLANTFDRIATRGKTFAEFQRGNIRTTLERLKAALEQDGTAATGHGEDGPRPA, from the coding sequence ATGCCCCGCACCATGTCCGTGTCGGACAGCATCGTGATCCACGCGGCCCCCTCGGCCGTGTACGAACAGCTCAGCGACCCCACTGCGATGGGGCGCTGGAGCCCGGAGAACCGGGGCGCGACAGTGCTCGGGGAGCACCGGGGCGCCCACGTGGGCATGGTCTTCGAGGGCCGCAACAAGCGCGGCGCCTTCCGCTGGACGACGAAGTGCACGGTCACAGCCGCCGATGAGGGCGAGCGGTTCGCGTTCCGTGTCCACGCGATCGGGGCCAAGCGGCCACGGCTGCGCGGGCCGATCGCGACGTGGGAGTACCGCTTCGAGGCGGTCGAAGGCTCCACCCGGGTCACGGAGATATGGACGGACGACCGCCGGGCGTGGCCTGATCTGCTCGCCAACACCTTTGACCGGATCGCGACGCGCGGGAAAACGTTCGCGGAGTTCCAGCGTGGCAACATCCGCACCACGCTGGAACGCCTGAAGGCGGCGCTTGAGCAGGACGGTACGGCTGCCACCGGACACGGGGAGGACGGCCCCCGCCCCGCGTGA